Part of the Polaribacter sp. Hel1_33_78 genome is shown below.
TCTTCTGTTCCGATAGAAACACCTAAAGCCGTAAACATATTTTTGATCTCTTCATTTTCAAAAACCTTATGTTGCATTGCTTTTTCAACATTCAAGATTTTTCCACGAAGTGGAAGAATGGCTTGAAAATTTCTATCACGTCCTTGTTTTGCTGTTCCACCTGCAGAATCTCCCTCAACTAAGAAAATTTCACATTGTGCTGGATCTGTTTCTGAACAATCAGATAATTTACCAGGCAAACCACCAATACTCATGACTGTTTTACGCTGCACCATTTCACGAGCTTTACGCGCTGCGTGCCTTGCTGTAGCTGCTAAAATTACTTTTTGAACTATTATTTTAGCATCATTAGGATTTTCTTCTAAATAATCAGTTAACATCTCTGAAACTGCTTGCGAAACCGCAGAAGTTACTTCTCTATTTCCTAATTTAGTTTTAGTTTGTCCCTCAAATTGTGGTTCTGCAACTTTTACAGATATAATTGCAGTTAAACCTTCTCTAAAGTCGTCACCAGCAATTTCAAATTTTACATTTTTAAGTAATCCAGAGTTGTCAGCATATTTTTTTAATGTTCCAGTTAAACCACGTCTAAAACCAGATAAATGCGTTCCACCTTCATGGGTATTAATGTTATTTACATAAGAATGTAGGTTTTCTGCATAAGACGTATTGTATACCATCGCAACTTCAACCGGTATTCCATTTTTTTCACCTTCCATAGAAATCACATTCGCCGTTAATTGCTCACGTGTTGAATCTAGGTATCTAATAAATTCAGGTAAACCTTCATCACTATGAAAAGTTTCTGTTGTAAAATTTCCTTCATCATCAGTGCTTCGTCTATCCGTTAAAGTAATTGTAATTCCTTTATTTAGATAAGACAATTCGCGCATACGCGTTGCCAGCGTATCGTAGTTGTAGTCAGTGGTTTGTGTAAAGATTGTTTTATCTGGTGAAAAAGTAACAATAGTTCCCGTAAAATCCGTTTCTCCAATTGTTTTCACTGGGTACAACGCTTTTCCTTGAGAATATTCTTGTTGCCATACTTTCCCTTCTTTATGAACGGTTGCTGTTAAATGTTGTGATAATGCATTTACACAAGAAACACCAACACCATGCAATCCTCCAGAAACTTTATAGGAATCTTTATCAAATTTACCACCAGCACCAATTTTTGTCATCACAACTTGTAATGCAGAAACGCCTTCTTTTTTGTGAATACCTACAGGAATTCCACGTCCATTATCTTTAGTGGTAATAGAATTATCTTCGTTAATAGTAACATTAATCGTATCACAATAACCACCCATTGCTTCATCAATAGAATTATCTACAACTTCATATACTAAATGATGTAAACCTCTGGTACCAACATCGCCAATATACATAGATGGACGCATTCTTACATGCTCCATTCCTTCTAATGCCTGAATACTGGAAGCATCATAATTATTTTTTTTGTCTTCGCTCATTATAAAAGTGAATTATTAATTTTTTAGGTTGATGAAATCCGTCTTACAGAACGAACTTATTGAACTCAAATTTACGGTTTTATCAATTGATTTAAAGTCTTTTTAGCGATTTTGTTTTAAAATTATCAACATTTGTTAAAAACAAAAAAAGCTCTTAAAAGGCTTAAAAATGAGTTTAATTTTAATTCCTTAAATTTTGATTAAGAATGTAATTTCATAAATTAAAAAAATCTCGCATTTGCGAGATTTTTAAAGATGTTATTTTTTAAAATCAAAGAAATGATCTCTAATTTCTTATAATTTTCACATTCATTTCTTCTACTTTTTTATCCGATAAAATAGAAGGAGCATTGAAAAGTAAATCTTCAGAAGTTCCTGTTTTAGGAAAGGCCATTACCTCTCTTATAGAGGCTTTCTTTTCTAAGATCATCATTAAACGATCTACACCCCAAGCAATTCCACCATGAGGAGGTGCTCCATATTGAAATGCTTTATACATGGTTCCAACACTTTTCATCATTTCTTCTTTGTTGTACCCCATATTTTTATAGGTTGCTTCTAAAATTTCTGCTTTGTGCGCGCGAACTGAACCTCCGCCAATTTCATAACCATTCAATATTAAATCATATTGTTGAGCAATGATGGTTCCAATTTCTTCTCTATCTCCATTCAGGTGCTTTTCTAAATCATAGATTGCAGGCATGGAAAATGGATTGTGTGTAAATGTCCATCTTCCCTCATCTGTTTTTTCAAACATTGGAAAATCTACGACCCAAGCTGGGCGTAATTCTTTAGGATTGATTAGTTTTAAAATGCGGCCCATTTCTTGGCGAACAGCATCTAAAGCCTTGTTTGCTGTTGCATAATCTGCTGCTGAGAAAAAGACAATATCACCAATTTGAGCATCAGTTGCTATTATAATGTTGGCGGCAATTTCTTCCCCTAAAAACTTAATAATTGGCGATTGTAAATCATTTTCATTTACAATTATATATGCCAAACCACCTAAGCCATTTTGTTGTGCAATGGCAGTTAAGTTTTCAATTTGACCTTTAGACATGCGTTTGTTTCCTTGTTCTTTTGCAGAAACTTTGATGCATTTTACAATTCCTCCATCATCAATAGGTTTGCTGAAAACTTGAAATGTTGTGTCTTTTACAATATCTGTAATATCTTGCATTTGCAATCCATAACGTAAATCTGGTCTATCACAACCATATTTATCCATCGCATTTTTGTAAGTGATCACTTCAAAAGGTTGTAGAATCCATTTTTTACCATAGATTTTTTTTACAACTTCATTAAACATTTTCGTGTTTAAATCTATGATTTGCTGCATACTTGCGTAAGCCATTTCAATGTCTAATTGCGTAAATTCTGGTTGACGATCTCCACGCGAATCTTCATCTCTAAAACAACGTGCAATTTGAAAATATTTTTCAAATCCACCAACCATTAGCATTTGCTTAAACTGCTGCGGAGCTTGCGGCAAAGTATAAAAAGAACCCGCTTGTTTTCTTGTAGGAACAATAAATTCTCTTGCTCCTTCATCTGTACCTGCGGTTAAAATTGGTGTTTCAATCTCTAAGAATTCTTCTTCGTCCAAGATATCTCGTAAAAGTTTAATTACTTTATGACGATTTACAATTGCTTTTCGAACATCATCATTTCTATGATCTAAAAATTTGTATTGAAAACGAACATTTTCATTTGTTTTAGTCGCTCTTTTTATTTCAAAAGGAAGCGTTTTAGATAAGTTTAATATTTCTAAAGCAGCTGTCTCTAATTCAATTTTACCAGTTCTTAAACCTGCGTTATAATCATCTTCATTTCTTTGAACTACAATTCCCGCAACCATTATTACAGTTTCCGGTTTTAGTTTTACAAGTTCATCCAAGTTAGGAAACGTTTCCCTACTTAAGCGTACTTGAAAAATTTGGTTACTTGAATCGCGTAAATCAATAAAAATTAATTCTCCATGATCACGAACACTTGCCACCCAACCTGACAAAGTTATTTCTTCGTTAATTGAATTTTCTGATAACTGAGAAATTTTATGTGTTCTGTATTCTTCTTTTATGATAATTGGAATTTCAGGGAGTGTTTCTTCTTCTATTTTTGTTTTTTGCTTTGCACCATTCCTTGTAGTTTGTTCTTTCTTAGGATATGCTTTTTCATTTGCAGCTTCATCAGAAAGAGAATTTAAAATTTCTTGTCTAATAACTTTACCTGAAGCTCCTTTTCCAATAATAGCAATTACTTTACCTACAAGAATTCCTGCTTTACCAAGGTTGCCAGCTTTAATATCGTTGGCAATTATCTCATTTTTTGCAATTACTTTTTGAACAGCGTCTTTGATTTTATCCTCAGAAATTGTGTTGTCTTCAAAGTACTTTTTGTAATCAAAAGTTCTGTCTTTTAAGTAACTTATAATTCCGTTTTGGATTAAAACTGCTGTAATTTTTTCTTCCTTAAATAACTGAAAAATTTCAGTTAAGTGGGCTACGCTATGAATGTTTGCATATTCCTCTGCCCCAATATTATTGACTAATGTTTTTGCAACAAAAGAAGGGTCTTTGATTACATTATTAATAGCAACAAAAGTTTTTGAACGCAAAGAATCTGCGGTAAAAAATTTTGCATCTTGTGGTAAAACGCCACCTTTTATCAAAATAGATTCAACGGCAAAAGGTAACGCGCTTAAATCAACTTCGATATTTTCTACAACTTGTTTAATGTTTACAAGAGGTAAGTCTGGTTCAGAAATAAATCTATAATCAGCTTCAAACTCTTTTGTACGCATCGTTTTGGTTTGCTTTAAGTCAGCATCCCATAAAACCGTAGTCTGTTCGGGTCTAAATTCTCTATTCTCTATATAATAATTTAGTTGCTTTTCAATTTCTTCCTTTAAAGCTTCCACCATAAACTTAAACGAATTCAAGTTTTTAATTTCTGTACGAGGATTTAAATTATAGCTATGTTTTTTACGAAGTGATACAGAAACATCAGACTTAAATTCTCCCTTTTCAAGGTTTGCTTCAGATATTTTTAAATTCTGAACAATTCGCTGAATGTATTGTGCATATGTTGAAGCGTCTTCAATATTACGAATACACGGTTCTGTTACAATCTCGATTAACGGAACTCCAGCTTTGTTGAAATCAACTAAAGAAACTTTCTTTTCGTGTATTAATTTAGCCGCATCTTCTTCAATGTGAACTTGCGTTAAATTTACGGTAAATTGAGAACCATCATTTCTAAAACAAGAAACTTCACCATCTGGAATTATGGGGTTGTGAAACTGCGTAATTTGAATGTTCTTTGGATTGTCTGGATATTCGTAATGTTTTCTATCCCAAGAAATCACTTCATTATTAAAAGTAGATTTCACTGCTTTTCCAAAATAAATAGCCTTCTTAATAGCTTCTTTATTAAGGGAAGGTAAAACTCCCATTTGGCCAGTACAAACAGAACATATGTTCTGATTAGGTTTTTCTATTTCTTGATTTGCACAAGAACAAAATAACTTAGAGTTTGTATTTAATCGAACATGGGTTTCTAGTCCAATTACTAGCTCTAGATCGTGGGCTTGTAGTAATTTATTTAATTGCTCTAGTTCCATTATATCGTATCTTTTAAGAAGTTAGCAAACTTCAAAACGAGTTTATCCTTATTTTTTGCAGCTGTAATTTGTAAACCTGTTGCTGTTCCTTGAGGTACAGTTATGGTTGGCAGTTGTCCTAAACTAAAACCAACTGTAAACGCATCTGACAAATACATGGACAAAGGATCTTTTAAACTTTCTCCGATTTTTGGGGGTTTGTTTGGAGTGACTGGTGATAAAATAACATCCACTTCTTTGAAATCTTTTTCAAAATTTTCAGCAATTTGATCTCTCAAGTTTAATCCTTTTAAATAAATTTCATCAGAAAAACCTTGAGATAGCACCTGATTTCCACCAACAATTCTACGTTTTGTTTCTTCTGAAAAATTTTCTGAACGCGTTATTGAATACGATTCTTTTAAATTAGCACCTTCAATTCTATGACCATAATTTGTGCCATCTAGTCTTGATAAATTAGACGCAGTTTCCGCCATTGCTAATGTGTAATAAGCAGAAACTAGGGTCTCTGATTCAAAGAAATCTAATTCTTTTACTTGAATTCCTTGCGCTTTTATCTTCGCTATGGAGGTTAAAAAAGCTGTTTTTATTTCTGAATCAATGGCATCATTTTCTATAAAGTTCTTAAAATACCCAACTGTTTTTATATCATCAGCATTCACAATCGATTCTTGTGAGATGCTTTTAGATTGATTTGTAGTTTGATCTTTGGAGTCTTTTCCGCTCATTACATTCAATACAATTCTAATATCTTCTATAGATTTTGCTATCGGTCCCACACAATCTGTTGAGGATGCGTAGGCCATCAATCCAAAACGTGAAATTCTACCATACGTTGGCTTAAAACCGAAAACATTATTATAACCTGCAGGTTGGCGAATAGAACCTCCTGTGTCTCCGCCGATAGAAAAAACAGTGAAGTCTTTTGCAACATTTACTGCAGAGCCTCCACTTGAGCCTCCTGCAACTAAAGTAGGGTCTATGGCATTTTTCACAGCTCCAAAAATGGTGTTTTCAGATGATGAACCATGCCCAAAGCTATCGCAATTTTCTTTTACTAATGGAATTGCGCCAGCATCTAGCAATTTTTGAATGGCCGTTGCCGTATATGGAGATTTGTAATTTTTTAATAAATCAGAACTTGCGGTTGCGCAAGTACCTTGCAGCATGAATACGTCTTTAATTCCGAACGGGATTCCTTCTAACAAACCAATTTCTTCTCCGTTTTTAATTTTAGCATCCACTTTTGTTGCTAATTTTAAAGCGATTTCATCTAAAATTGAATTCACGGTATTATGAGTATTCAATTTTAATAAATCTAATCTTTCTTGCACTAATGCTGTACAAGTAATTTTTTTATTCACCAATTGCTGATGAATTTTATGTATTTGAGATTCCATAACTATTCTTCTATTACTTTAGAAACTACTAAATAGCCATTCTTTTCTTTTGGAAAGTTTTCTATTATAATTTCTTTTTCGATTTGAGAACTTTCGATTATACAATCTTCTCTTAAATCATTTAAAGAAACTGCATTATTATGATTGTTATTAAAGTAATTATTATTTATTGAATTGGCGTTTTTAATGGCTTCAAATAATTTATTTACAGACTCAGATGGCTGCGCTCCTTTAATACTAGACAATACGTCTACTGTCATAATTTTACTCATCTTTCTTTTTATTTTAGTTTTATATTAAAACTTTAAGGCGGCAAAACTACAAAAGTTTTGTTTCTGATTAAAGTATAAAATAAAGAAAACACACCAACAATTTATGGTGTAAATCATTGGTGCGTTCATTAATTCAGTAAATTCAATTCAAACAAATTGTTTTCGAGGGCAAATTACCGTTTTTTTATTGTTATTTTACATCATATTTTTTAAATTAGTTATAATTTCAAACTAATATTGACAATATGATTTTTAAGTGTAGTTTAAAATCTAATTTATGACTCGTTTTTTATTTACCGATGAAATTAAAGAAAAAAACTTGCATAAAATTTGTTCAAATAAAATTTGGTGGCTACATTTGTACTTCAATGAAAAAACAACATAACATTTGGTGGTGGAGCTCTCTTAGAAAATAAGTGAGAACAATCCTATATGTATACAACATAACAAAAAAGGCTTATCTCATGATAAGCCTTTTTTTATGATAAATTTTTATCATTCAAATAAAAATACTGAATTCAATTCAGCATCAAAATGAAAAAAATACAATTTAAGACAATTTTTAAAACCAAGATAGCCGATACAATTACGCCAGTAGGCTTGTACTTGCGTTTCAGAGACAAATATGCAAATACTTTGCTTTTGGAAAGTTCAGATTATCATAGTAAAGAAGAAAGTTTTTCTTTTATAGCTATTGAACCAATTATTTCAATGAAAGTAGATAATTATCAGTTTTCGGTTTCTCATAAAGGAACACAAATTGATGAACAACCTATCAATAAAAATTTTTACGAGTTATTTGATAAATTCACAGATTCAATAGCATTAGATTGTCCTGCCGAATTAAAATCATTTAATGGTTTATACGGCTACACAACGTTCGATTCTGTTCAATATTTCGAAAATATTCAATTTAAAAACAAGAAAGCACCTTCTGCAATTCCAGAAATGCAATACAGTTTTTATCGTTTTATTATCGCTATCAATCATTTTAATGATGAAATGACCTTAATAGAAAATATTGAAGAAGGAACGGAATCTCGTATTACAGAAATTCAAACTATTATAGATGCTCAAGCATTTAATACACAGAGATTTGAAATTGTAGGAGAAGAAACTTCAAATACAACTGGAGAAGAATTTATAGATTACGTTAGAAAAGCAAAGTCGCATTGTAAAAGAGGAGATGTCTTTCAATTGGTTTTATCCCGTCAATTTCAACAAAAATTTAAAGGAGATGAATTTAATGTCTATAGAGCATTGCGTTCTATAAATCCATCACCATATTTGTTTTATTTCGATTACGGTTCATTCAAGTTGATGGGGTCTTCACCAGAAGCACAGATTAAAATTTCTGAAGGAAAAGCGATCATCAATCCAATAGCTGGTACTTTCAGAAGAACCGGTGATATGGCAGAGGATATTAAATTGGGGAAAAAATTAGCTGCAGATAAAAAGGAAACTGCAGAACACGTAATGTTGGTAGACTTAGCTCGAAATGATTTAAGTAAACATGCCGATAATGTTACTGTTGATGTATTTAAAGAAGTACAATATTTCAGTCACGTAATTCATTTGGTTTCTACAGTTTCTGGGAAGTTAAAAGGAAATCCGATTGAAATAGTTGGAGACACTTTTCCTGCAGGGACTTTAAGTGGAGCACCAAAGTACAAAGCAATGAAGTTGATTGACAAATATGAAAATCAAACTCGTGGTTTTTATGGCGGAGCAGTCGGGATTATCGGGTTAGATGGTTCTGTGAATTTGGCAATTGCAATTCGTTCTTTTGTGAGTAAAAATAATGTATTGTATTATCAGGCGGGAGCGGGAATTGTGATCCATTCCGATGAAGAAAAGGAATTACAGGAAGTAAATAATAAATTAGCAGCGTTAAAGAAAGCGCTGATTTTAGCAGAGAATATTTAGGGCGTTTTAACAGGCTTTCCACTATATCTTTTTTCCAAAAAAGAAAAAAAGGATGCCGTTTCAATCCTTAACGCAAGCTGAGAAATTTAAAAGAGATTTGATTACAATGAAACAAATCCACAATTAAACGATTACACAACATAAGAATATGAAAATATTAATCTTAGATAATTACGACTCTTTCACCTATAACTTAGTTCATATGGTGGAAAAAATCACAGGAAATTTTCCAGCAGTTTTTAGAAATGACGAAATCAGTATTGCAGATGTAGGAAACTATGATATGATTATGTTGTCTCCTGGACCTGGAATTCCAGAGGAAGCAGGAATCTTAAAAGATGTAATTAAAACGTACGCAGGAATAAAACCAATATTCGGAGTTTGTTTAGGTTTACAGGCAATTACAGAAGTTTTCGGAGGAAATATTATTAATTTAGAAGATGTTTTTCATGGAGTTGCCACAGAAATGAGGATCGCAGACCCTTCAGCCATTATTTTTAAAGATGTTCCAGAAACGTTTATGGCGGCACGTTATCATTCTTGGGCAGCAACAGATGAAGGTTTTCCAGAAGAAATACAAGTAACAGCGAGAGATGAAGATGGGTTAATTCAAGCCATTGAGCATAAAATATTTCCAATTTCAGCAGTTCAATTTCACCCAGAATCTATTTTAACAGATGTTGGTGAGCAATTGGTTACTAATTTTATCAATGCGAATTCATAATGAAAGCAATTTTAAATAAATTATATAATCACGAGAGATTGTCGAAATCTGAAGCAAAACAAATATTAATAGATATTGCTGCAGAGAAATACAATGACGCACATTTAGCATCATTTATGACTGTTTTTATGATGCGTCCAATTACGGTTCAGGAACTGTCGGGTTTTAGAGAGGCTTTAAAAGAACTTTCTATAAAAGTAGATTTATCAGATTATAGTACTATTGATATCGTTGGAACCGGAGGAGATGGAAAAGATACTTTCAATATTTCAACATTAACTTCCTTTATCGTGGCAGGAACGGGTCAGAAAGTAGCAAAACACGGTAATTACTCAGTGTCTTCTCAATCTGGTTCTTCAGATATGTTAGCTAGTTTTGGGTATCAATTTACGAACGATGAAAGTGTTTTGAAGGCACATTTAGAGAAAGCAAATATTTGTTTTTTACACGCACCAAAATTTCATCCAGCGATGAAAGCTGTCGGACCAACTAGAAAAGCATTGGCTTTAAAAACGTTTTTTAATATGTTAGGACCTTTAGTAAACCCAAGTTCACCAAAAAATCAACTACTAGGAACTTTTAACATGGAAATTGCGCGTTTGTATAATTATATTTTACAGGAAGAAAATATCAATTATGGTATTGTTCATGCGTTAGATGGTTATGATGAAATATCATTAACAGGCGGATTTAAATTGTTTACTAAAAATGGAGAACAAATTATAAACCCAGAAGATTTAGGACAGAAAAGAATACAACAATCAGAAATTTTTGGAGGGAATTCAGTTTCCGATGCTGCTAAAATCTTTAAAACTATTTTAGAAGGGAACGGAACAGAAGCTCAGAATAATGTGGTGTTAACAAATGCTGCGTTTGCTTTAAAAATAGTGGATGAAACCAAGAGTTTTGAAACTGCTTTTTCAGAAGCAAAAGATTCGCTTTTCGGTTTAAAAGCAAAACAAATTTTAGAAAAATTAGTACGTCTTTAGAATGAAAAAAAAGAAGAACTTAATTTCAATTATTCCCGCATTTTTATTAATGGGGGCAGCAGTTGGTATTCAGACAAAAAACTTAACGAAACATGCTGTTATTGGTTTAATTGTCGGAATTATAGTTTATTTTTTTTTAAAATTTAGAAATAAAAATAGTAGTAAAACAAAGTCTTAGTATGACAATTTTAGATAAAATAATAGCATTTAAAAAGAAGGAAATTGCGAAGATAAAAGCAGATGTTCCGGTAAAAAAATTAGTTGAAAGTCCTCTTTTTAAGAGAGAAGTTATTTCTTTGAAAAAATCTTTATTAGAAGTTGGTTCGACAGGGATTATAGCGGAATTTAAACGACAGTCACCATCCAAAGGTATTATAAACGATACAGCTACCATCGCAGAAGTTACCAATGGATATTTAGATGCAAATATTGCAGCACAATCTATTTTAACAGATACTTCGTTTTTTGGGGGAACCATGGCAGATTTGATGGAAGCAAGAATTATCAACCAACAAAAGCCAATTTTAAGAAAAGATTTTATTGTTGATGGATTTCAAATTGTAGAGGCAAAAGCGATTGGTGCTGATGTTATTTTACTAATTGCATCTTGTTTAACTTCCGAAGAATTAAAAAACTATGGAAACCTTGCCACAGATTTCGGAATGGAAGTTCTATATGAAGTGCACTCGCAGCAGGATTTAGACAAGATTAATGATTTGGATAATAAAATTATAGGTATTAATAATAGAAATTTAAAGACTTTTAAAGTGGATTTAGATAATTCTATAAAATTAGCGGATCAAATTCCGGATACTTCTGTAAAAATTTCTGAAAGCGGTATCTCTGACCCAAGAATTATTATGGGTTTAAAAGAATATGGTTTTCAAGGTTTTTTAATTGGTGAAAATTTTATGAAGGAAGAAAATCCAGGGGAAGCTTGTCAAAATTTTATAAATCATATTAGATAGGTATGAAACTGAAAGTTTGCGGAATGAAATTTGTAGAAAATATAGAGCAAGTTGCAGCATTGCAGCCTGACTACTTGGGTTTTATTTTTTATGAAAAATCAAAGAGAAATTTTGAAGGTATTATTCCAGAACTTCCAAAATCTATTCAAAAAACAGGTGTTTTTGTAAATGAATATTCAGAGATTGTAATTTCTTTGGTAGAGGAATATCAGTTAGATGCGATTCAATTGCATGGCGATGAATCTTCGGAATATGTTAAAGAATTACAAAACCAATTAGCGGAAAGAAGAGCCTTATTTATTGAAGAAAATAAACATCAGAAGAAGAAAAAAAATAAACACTTTATTTCGAATGAAGGAGTTAAAATTATTAAAGTTTTTGGGATTAAAGACGAGTTTAATTTCGATGCTTTAAAATCATACCTAGAGTTTGTAGATTTCTTTCTGTTTGATACCAAAGGAAAAGAAAGGGGAGGAAATGGAATTCAATTTGACTGGGCTGTTTTAG
Proteins encoded:
- the gyrB gene encoding DNA topoisomerase (ATP-hydrolyzing) subunit B: MSEDKKNNYDASSIQALEGMEHVRMRPSMYIGDVGTRGLHHLVYEVVDNSIDEAMGGYCDTINVTINEDNSITTKDNGRGIPVGIHKKEGVSALQVVMTKIGAGGKFDKDSYKVSGGLHGVGVSCVNALSQHLTATVHKEGKVWQQEYSQGKALYPVKTIGETDFTGTIVTFSPDKTIFTQTTDYNYDTLATRMRELSYLNKGITITLTDRRSTDDEGNFTTETFHSDEGLPEFIRYLDSTREQLTANVISMEGEKNGIPVEVAMVYNTSYAENLHSYVNNINTHEGGTHLSGFRRGLTGTLKKYADNSGLLKNVKFEIAGDDFREGLTAIISVKVAEPQFEGQTKTKLGNREVTSAVSQAVSEMLTDYLEENPNDAKIIVQKVILAATARHAARKAREMVQRKTVMSIGGLPGKLSDCSETDPAQCEIFLVEGDSAGGTAKQGRDRNFQAILPLRGKILNVEKAMQHKVFENEEIKNMFTALGVSIGTEEDPRALNLSKVRYHKVVIMCDADVDGSHIATLILTFFFRYMREMVEQGYIYIATPPLYLVKKGQKREYAWDDNQRDLIAQKLGGSVNIQRYKGLGEMNAEQLWDTTMNPEFRTLRKVVIDNATEADRVFSMLMGDEVPPRRDFIERNAKYANIDV
- a CDS encoding amidase family protein, whose amino-acid sequence is MESQIHKIHQQLVNKKITCTALVQERLDLLKLNTHNTVNSILDEIALKLATKVDAKIKNGEEIGLLEGIPFGIKDVFMLQGTCATASSDLLKNYKSPYTATAIQKLLDAGAIPLVKENCDSFGHGSSSENTIFGAVKNAIDPTLVAGGSSGGSAVNVAKDFTVFSIGGDTGGSIRQPAGYNNVFGFKPTYGRISRFGLMAYASSTDCVGPIAKSIEDIRIVLNVMSGKDSKDQTTNQSKSISQESIVNADDIKTVGYFKNFIENDAIDSEIKTAFLTSIAKIKAQGIQVKELDFFESETLVSAYYTLAMAETASNLSRLDGTNYGHRIEGANLKESYSITRSENFSEETKRRIVGGNQVLSQGFSDEIYLKGLNLRDQIAENFEKDFKEVDVILSPVTPNKPPKIGESLKDPLSMYLSDAFTVGFSLGQLPTITVPQGTATGLQITAAKNKDKLVLKFANFLKDTI
- the trpC gene encoding indole-3-glycerol phosphate synthase TrpC encodes the protein MTILDKIIAFKKKEIAKIKADVPVKKLVESPLFKREVISLKKSLLEVGSTGIIAEFKRQSPSKGIINDTATIAEVTNGYLDANIAAQSILTDTSFFGGTMADLMEARIINQQKPILRKDFIVDGFQIVEAKAIGADVILLIASCLTSEELKNYGNLATDFGMEVLYEVHSQQDLDKINDLDNKIIGINNRNLKTFKVDLDNSIKLADQIPDTSVKISESGISDPRIIMGLKEYGFQGFLIGENFMKEENPGEACQNFINHIR
- the trpD gene encoding anthranilate phosphoribosyltransferase; protein product: MKAILNKLYNHERLSKSEAKQILIDIAAEKYNDAHLASFMTVFMMRPITVQELSGFREALKELSIKVDLSDYSTIDIVGTGGDGKDTFNISTLTSFIVAGTGQKVAKHGNYSVSSQSGSSDMLASFGYQFTNDESVLKAHLEKANICFLHAPKFHPAMKAVGPTRKALALKTFFNMLGPLVNPSSPKNQLLGTFNMEIARLYNYILQEENINYGIVHALDGYDEISLTGGFKLFTKNGEQIINPEDLGQKRIQQSEIFGGNSVSDAAKIFKTILEGNGTEAQNNVVLTNAAFALKIVDETKSFETAFSEAKDSLFGLKAKQILEKLVRL
- the gatB/aspS gene encoding bifunctional amidotransferase subunit GatB/aspartate--tRNA ligase AspS, giving the protein MELEQLNKLLQAHDLELVIGLETHVRLNTNSKLFCSCANQEIEKPNQNICSVCTGQMGVLPSLNKEAIKKAIYFGKAVKSTFNNEVISWDRKHYEYPDNPKNIQITQFHNPIIPDGEVSCFRNDGSQFTVNLTQVHIEEDAAKLIHEKKVSLVDFNKAGVPLIEIVTEPCIRNIEDASTYAQYIQRIVQNLKISEANLEKGEFKSDVSVSLRKKHSYNLNPRTEIKNLNSFKFMVEALKEEIEKQLNYYIENREFRPEQTTVLWDADLKQTKTMRTKEFEADYRFISEPDLPLVNIKQVVENIEVDLSALPFAVESILIKGGVLPQDAKFFTADSLRSKTFVAINNVIKDPSFVAKTLVNNIGAEEYANIHSVAHLTEIFQLFKEEKITAVLIQNGIISYLKDRTFDYKKYFEDNTISEDKIKDAVQKVIAKNEIIANDIKAGNLGKAGILVGKVIAIIGKGASGKVIRQEILNSLSDEAANEKAYPKKEQTTRNGAKQKTKIEEETLPEIPIIIKEEYRTHKISQLSENSINEEITLSGWVASVRDHGELIFIDLRDSSNQIFQVRLSRETFPNLDELVKLKPETVIMVAGIVVQRNEDDYNAGLRTGKIELETAALEILNLSKTLPFEIKRATKTNENVRFQYKFLDHRNDDVRKAIVNRHKVIKLLRDILDEEEFLEIETPILTAGTDEGAREFIVPTRKQAGSFYTLPQAPQQFKQMLMVGGFEKYFQIARCFRDEDSRGDRQPEFTQLDIEMAYASMQQIIDLNTKMFNEVVKKIYGKKWILQPFEVITYKNAMDKYGCDRPDLRYGLQMQDITDIVKDTTFQVFSKPIDDGGIVKCIKVSAKEQGNKRMSKGQIENLTAIAQQNGLGGLAYIIVNENDLQSPIIKFLGEEIAANIIIATDAQIGDIVFFSAADYATANKALDAVRQEMGRILKLINPKELRPAWVVDFPMFEKTDEGRWTFTHNPFSMPAIYDLEKHLNGDREEIGTIIAQQYDLILNGYEIGGGSVRAHKAEILEATYKNMGYNKEEMMKSVGTMYKAFQYGAPPHGGIAWGVDRLMMILEKKASIREVMAFPKTGTSEDLLFNAPSILSDKKVEEMNVKIIRN
- a CDS encoding anthranilate synthase component I family protein: MKKIQFKTIFKTKIADTITPVGLYLRFRDKYANTLLLESSDYHSKEESFSFIAIEPIISMKVDNYQFSVSHKGTQIDEQPINKNFYELFDKFTDSIALDCPAELKSFNGLYGYTTFDSVQYFENIQFKNKKAPSAIPEMQYSFYRFIIAINHFNDEMTLIENIEEGTESRITEIQTIIDAQAFNTQRFEIVGEETSNTTGEEFIDYVRKAKSHCKRGDVFQLVLSRQFQQKFKGDEFNVYRALRSINPSPYLFYFDYGSFKLMGSSPEAQIKISEGKAIINPIAGTFRRTGDMAEDIKLGKKLAADKKETAEHVMLVDLARNDLSKHADNVTVDVFKEVQYFSHVIHLVSTVSGKLKGNPIEIVGDTFPAGTLSGAPKYKAMKLIDKYENQTRGFYGGAVGIIGLDGSVNLAIAIRSFVSKNNVLYYQAGAGIVIHSDEEKELQEVNNKLAALKKALILAENI
- a CDS encoding aminodeoxychorismate/anthranilate synthase component II, with the translated sequence MKILILDNYDSFTYNLVHMVEKITGNFPAVFRNDEISIADVGNYDMIMLSPGPGIPEEAGILKDVIKTYAGIKPIFGVCLGLQAITEVFGGNIINLEDVFHGVATEMRIADPSAIIFKDVPETFMAARYHSWAATDEGFPEEIQVTARDEDGLIQAIEHKIFPISAVQFHPESILTDVGEQLVTNFINANS